The genomic region GCGGTTGCGGGGGTGGACACCGCCGGGTCCAGTTCGTACGCTCCGCGCCTTCACTCACCCGGAGGCGTGTGACATGACCGGCCAGGACAGTGCCAGCGACTTCATCCGCTCGGCCATCACGAAGGACATCGAGAACGGGCTTGCGAGTGATCGTGTGCGCACGCGTTTCCCACCGGAGCCGAACGGTCATCTGCACATTGGCCACGCCAAATCGATCTGCCTGAACTTCGGGATTGCGGAGGAGTTTGGCGGACGGTGTGTGCTGCGCTTTGACGACACCAATCCGATCTCCGAAGAGGAAGAGTTTGTCGAGTCGATGGTGAACGATGTCCGATGGCTTGGTTTCGCGCGCGACGAGGACCCGCTCTTTGCATCCGACTACTTTGAGCAGATGTACGAACTGGCGGTTCGGTTGATCCGCGAAGGGCACGCATATGTCGACAGCCGGAGCATGGAGGAGATTCGCGAGACGCGGGGAACGGTGACGGCACCGGGGACGCACAGTCCGCATCGCGACCGTCCGGCGGAGGAAAGCGAGGACCTCTTCGCGAGAATGCGGGCCGGGGAGTTCCCCGACGGAGCCCACCTTCTCCGCGCGAAGATCGACATGGCACACCCCAATATGCTCCTGCGCGATCCGCCGCTCTACCGAATCCGAAATGCGCCGCACCACCGGACCGGCGATGCCTGGCATGTCTACCCCATGTACGACTGGGCGCACGGGCTGGAGGATTCCATCGAAGGAGTCACGCACTCGCTCTGCACGCTGGAGTTCGAGGTCCACCGGCCGCTGTACGACTGGTTTCTGGAAGTGCTGGGCGTGCACCACCCGCGCCAGATTGAGTTTGCGCGGTTGAATCTGGCTTACACCGTGACCAGCAAGCGCAAACTGGCGGAACTGGTGAGCGGCGGACATGTGACCGGATGGGACGACCCTCGAATGCCGACCCTTTCCGGCTTGCGACGGCGCGGCTATACCGCCAGTTCCATTCGGAACTTCTGCGGGGAAATCGGAGTCGCGAGGCGGGACAGCCTGGTCGACATGGCGCTTCTGGAGAACAGCCTGCGCGAAGAACTGAACCGCACCGCGCCGCGCGTCATGGCGGTGTTGCGTCCGCTGAAAGTCGTGATCGAGAACTACCCCGACGATCAGGTGGAAATGCTCGATGCGGAAAACAATCCGGAGGACGAGGCGGCAGGAAGCCGGGAGATCCCGTTCTCGCGGGAACTGTATGTGGAGCGAACGGACTTTCTGGAAGACGCGCCGCGCAAGTGGTTTCGACTGGCACCGGGGAAGGAGGTGCGCCTGAAGCACGCGTACTTCGTGACCTGCCGGGAAGTCGTGAAAGATCCGAATACCGGGGAAGTGCTGGAGCTTCGCTGCACCTACGATCCCGCATCACGCGGGGGGGCGTCCCCGGACGGGCGCAAGGTGCGCGGAACGCTGCACTGGGTGTCGGCGGCGCAATCCGTGGAGGCCGAGGTGCGCATCTACGACCGCCTGTTCCGGGAACCGGACCCGACCGCGGGGGATGCCGACTTCACGGAACACCTGAACGAGGATTCGCTCCAGACGCTCTCAGGCTGCAGGCTGGAGCCGTCTCTCGGCGAAGTGGAACCGGGCTTCACCTGCCAGTTCATGCGGCACGGGTACTTCCGCGCGGACCCGGTGGATTCGCGCCCGGGGAGTCCCGTGTTTCACCGGACGGCCGCGCTTCGTGACAGCTGGGCGAAGCTGTCGGCGTCGTCGTAGGTTCGTTCCGCCGCGCAGCCTACCGCTCCAGTTCCACGCTCCAGTAAGCTTCACCGATCACGCGCTCCCATGAGGCCAGGCGCGGCAACCGGCGCATGAGCAGTTTCGGCGACCAGGTGGGAAGCACCGGAGTCCTGGCGAGGAGCATCCCGGCTTCTCTGGGGGTGCGGTCTCGCTTCTTCAGATTGCAGTGCACGCACGCGATCACACAGTTCTTCCAGGAAGAAGTCCCTCCGCGTGAACGCGGAAGGATGTGGTCGATCGTCATGGTCTCCGGATCTTCGTGCTTTCCGCAGTACTGACAGGTGGACCGGTCCCGCTCGAAGAGGTTTCGGCGGTTGAACGGGACGCGCCGTCTGGGGATCTTCGAGAACGAATCGAGTACGACAATGTCCGGGACGATGATTCGGAAAGACACGGACGAAACCACAGCGGCGTCATCACTCACGCGAAGATCCGACCACGACCCAAAGCGATGCAGCGAGCAGTCAACCGGGTTCACCGCACGCACCACGGCCTTGTAGAGCAGGACGAGGGCGTGGCGGCCCGTCGTCTGGTGGATGGGTACCCAGTTTCGGTTGAGTACCAGCGCGGGCCGTTCAAGCGCTGCGGAAGGGTTGCTCATATTCTGTCCGTTCGCTGATGAGCGTGCAATGCGGACTCAGTATAACACACTTGTGTGAAAGTGGGCGTGCGCGGCAATCGGGCCGGTTACCGGTCGGGCCGGTTGCGTGCGTGCTCCCGCGCCGTGGCCACTGCCGTGAGGCCCGCGATCGCCGGACGGCAGTGGGGGTCGACGAGCAGCGCTCGCCGATACGCCCACTCGGCGGGATCAAAGCGGCCAAGCTGTGCCGAGAGATTCCCGTAGAGAACCAGATGTGCCGGATCGACATTCCACAGCTGTATGGCCTTCTCCGCGAACGGAAGCGCGGATTCGGGATCGCCGCGCAGGCGAAAGGTGTCGGCAAGACCGATCCAGGGGAGCGAGTCGTCCGGATCCAGCTCCGCCACCGCACGATACCGCGCTTCGGCAGAAGCGTACTCCCGATTGGAAAGGTCGTTCTGCGCGATCCGCAACTGCGCCATCAGGAGATGCTCGTCACGGCTTGCCAGCTCACGGAGCACAGGGAACGCGGCCGGGTCACCCATGTCGACCCGCTCCGACGCCCACCATTCGCGTGCCCAGAGAAACGCGGCGGGTGCGGCTTCGTCCGACTTTCGGAAGTGTTCGATGGCGCGTTCCTTGCCCCGGCCTGCCCCGTTGGCCAGAAGCCCGTCGCAGTACTCGTTGACGAAGGTCAGATCGGGGGAGGCGAGGCGCGATGTGTCGGCCGGGCCGGGAGCGTCGCTCCGCAAGCGATAGATGGCCTCGATGTTCACGCGCCCCGGCGTGGACCGGTAGTAGTAGGGGAAGTAGCTGCGGAAGAACTCTTCGTACAGGAAGAACGCCTTCTCCGCTCCAGAACTGGGACGAAGGCCGGTGGAGAAGAGAATCGCGTCGGGCCGCCGAGCCAGAACGCTGCCCGCGTTGTACTTGATCTCGCGCCATGTGTCGGAGAGGCCGGGGATGGGGTCCGGGTGGTGCGCGATCTCCGCGTCCGTCAACCCGAGCAGGTCGATGATCGGAAGGCCGGAGTAATACCCGACAGCCCCGACGGTGGGTGTCGCAAGCACGAAGTCCGGCGCGAAGCGCTTGCGGAACCACTCGCCGTTCTGGCGCATTCTCCGAACGAAGAGAAGTTCCTGCGTTCGCCGGTCGCGCACCGGGGCGAGCGTGATGGCGAAGGAACTTCCGGCGATCACGAGAAGAAGCGCCGCCGAGACGAGCGCGGGGGTGCGTGGCCGCCCGGGCGCGAATCGCCGCGAGAGGAGTTCCCCGGCGCGGCAGATTCCCAGAGCCGTCAGGATGGACCCAACAGGGAGGACGGGGAGCCAGAACCGGTGGACATAGAGCACATCGCCGCCAATGAGGACGATGTAAGCGGCGAAGACCACCCAGACGGCCAGAAGCCGGGCTTCGATGGAATCTCGACCTCCGCGAAGCGCGGCCCACAGCGCGAGCAGCGGCGCGATTCCCCATGCGCCGTGCGCGCGAAAGAAATCCACGGCATAGGACGCGCCGCGAGCCAGATACTCTCCCGACGACCCGGCCTTCGCGTAGTAGGTGTTCGGGAGAAGGTCGCCGTAATACGCGAACTTCCACACGGCGTGGGGAAGGAGGACCGCGACAAATACGGCCAGATCGAACACGACTCCCCGCCAGGTGCGGTCGTCGCGCGAGGGGCCTCGGCGCGTGGCGGTGTCGAGCGCACGCAGGGCCATCCACGCGGCAAAAACAAGCGGCCCATCCGGGCGCGTGAGCGAAGCCATGGCAAGAAGCGCGGGAGCCAGCGCGCGCCCACGGCGGGACACCCCGGGCGCGTAGGCCCGCTCCAGCCCCGCGGTGACCAGGAAAGCGAAGAGCGCGGTCTCCAACCCGGCCCCGGCCCAGAACGCCAACGCGGTGTTCGATGCCAGAAGCGCCGCCGTCGCCACTGTGGCCGGACCGCAGCGCCCTTCCAGGCGGCACGCGAACCGGGCCGCGACCGCGATCGTGGCGACCCCGAACGCGCTTCCCAGCGCGGAGGCCGCCGTGGTCACGGGAAGGCCCAGGCGGAGAAGCAGCGCCAGAAGGAGTGTCCACGAGAAGTTGGAGTATCCCTCCACGCGCTCCCCGGGGTTGAACACGAGGCCGTGCCCGTCCACGAGGTTTTGCGCATATCGAATGGAGATGAATGCGTCGTCCTGCGTGAATCGGAAGAGATGCGTATGCAGGGCGAACAACGCCAGACAGCCCAGAACGAGCAGCACTCCCGGCCCGACGCGGGGGATTGCGGTCCGGCGGGGTGGAGTCGGTCCGGCGGACTGGTGTCGTCCCTCGCGCTTCCTTCTCTTCCGACTCACGGAGACTCCCCGGAGTTCCCCGCGATGCGCCGCTTCCACTTCCCGGTCTGGGCAAGAACGAATCGCAGAAGGAGACGATCGCCATGGGTCGTGCCGGCGCGAGCGAGAAAGTCGCGAAGAGATCCGCGAAACCGCGTCTCGTTCGGTCGGGGACGGAAGCCGATTTCGCGCAGTGTGGACTCCACTTCCCCGAGGAGTTCGTTCCGTTCCGCGGAGTTCAACGGACGCGCCCCTCGCGCGCTTCGATCACTCCGTGCGGGGGGGTGAATCGTTGAGTGGCCGTACGCGCGCGACAGTTCGGACGCGAGGATTGTGGCGGCCTGCGGAAGACTGAGCGTGGCTCCCGGATTGCTCGGGAGCGGGATGGAGACGACTTCGTCGCAAGCCGCGAGTTGTTCGTTCGTGAGCCCGCGATCCTCCGGCCCGAAGAGAAGCCCGAGTGGCGCAGGGGAATCGGCGGCGCGGGACGCCATGGCCCCAGGATCGAGTACGGGCCGCGACCAGTCGCGCGGACGGGCGGTCGTGGCGCAACTTCGCGAACACCCGTCCAGCGCGTCGCGCAGCGAGTCGCAGACGCGTGCGCCTTCCAGCACATCCTCGGCGCCGTGCGAGAGGCGAACGGCCTCGGGGTCCGCGGGATCCATCCGAGGGTCCACGAGGCGTACCTCGGGGAAGCCGAAGGCCTTGGCTGCACGACACACGGCCCCGAGATTCCCCGGGGAGCGCGTTCCTGCGAGAATGAACACCACCTTCGACTTCATGGCCCCCCCGAACTCCTGCACGGTCGGGACATGGTAGCACCCGCGTGCGGAGCGTGGAACTGTCGCGGTCCCCTTTGCGCCCCCGGGCGGGGTGTGCGACAATCCGCTTCCGTGGGCGGACCCCGCCGTCCGCAAACCAGGGGGGTGCGAACGCATGCCGTTCATGACCATTCGAGAAATCCTGACGAAGGTCGAGACCTTCCACTCGGAGTTCGGCCAGCGTCTCGCCGACGCGAAGGACACTGTGGAAGACGGGCGAGCGAAGGTGCTCATCGACTTTCTCTCCGAGCACCAGCAGGCACTCGCGGATGCGCTCTCCACGATGGAGAAGGAAACGCCGGACCATGTGGCCACTCTCGACGAATGGGTGCAGTTCGATACGGACATCGAAGACCCGCGAACCTACCTCCAGGGGCTGAGGTTCCAGGCGGACGCCACCGCGGAGGATGTTCTGGAACAGGCCAACAACCTGGATGTGTGCCTCTTCTGTCTCTACAAGGGCATGGCCAGGGGTTCCAGCACGCCGAAGGCGCAGCGTCTGTTCGCGAGGCTTGCGCGCATGGAACTCGAACACCAGAAACTGAAGAGCCAGTCGTACTACTAGTCTGCTTTCCGGCGGAGCCGCCTTGGACTTTCAGGGGATTCTCCTCTATGTAGTGCTGGCCGCATCGGGCGGTGCGGTCTATGCCCTCGCCCGACTGCTTCGCCTCCCCGCCACGGGCGTCACGCTCTGCGCGGGAGTTCTTCTGGGTCGCGCGGGCGCGGAAGTTCTTTCGTTCGAG from Gemmatimonadota bacterium harbors:
- a CDS encoding HNH endonuclease → MSNPSAALERPALVLNRNWVPIHQTTGRHALVLLYKAVVRAVNPVDCSLHRFGSWSDLRVSDDAAVVSSVSFRIIVPDIVVLDSFSKIPRRRVPFNRRNLFERDRSTCQYCGKHEDPETMTIDHILPRSRGGTSSWKNCVIACVHCNLKKRDRTPREAGMLLARTPVLPTWSPKLLMRRLPRLASWERVIGEAYWSVELER
- a CDS encoding glutamine--tRNA ligase/YqeY domain fusion protein, whose translation is MTGQDSASDFIRSAITKDIENGLASDRVRTRFPPEPNGHLHIGHAKSICLNFGIAEEFGGRCVLRFDDTNPISEEEEFVESMVNDVRWLGFARDEDPLFASDYFEQMYELAVRLIREGHAYVDSRSMEEIRETRGTVTAPGTHSPHRDRPAEESEDLFARMRAGEFPDGAHLLRAKIDMAHPNMLLRDPPLYRIRNAPHHRTGDAWHVYPMYDWAHGLEDSIEGVTHSLCTLEFEVHRPLYDWFLEVLGVHHPRQIEFARLNLAYTVTSKRKLAELVSGGHVTGWDDPRMPTLSGLRRRGYTASSIRNFCGEIGVARRDSLVDMALLENSLREELNRTAPRVMAVLRPLKVVIENYPDDQVEMLDAENNPEDEAAGSREIPFSRELYVERTDFLEDAPRKWFRLAPGKEVRLKHAYFVTCREVVKDPNTGEVLELRCTYDPASRGGASPDGRKVRGTLHWVSAAQSVEAEVRIYDRLFREPDPTAGDADFTEHLNEDSLQTLSGCRLEPSLGEVEPGFTCQFMRHGYFRADPVDSRPGSPVFHRTAALRDSWAKLSASS
- a CDS encoding RNA methyltransferase; amino-acid sequence: MKSKVVFILAGTRSPGNLGAVCRAAKAFGFPEVRLVDPRMDPADPEAVRLSHGAEDVLEGARVCDSLRDALDGCSRSCATTARPRDWSRPVLDPGAMASRAADSPAPLGLLFGPEDRGLTNEQLAACDEVVSIPLPSNPGATLSLPQAATILASELSRAYGHSTIHPPARSDRSARGARPLNSAERNELLGEVESTLREIGFRPRPNETRFRGSLRDFLARAGTTHGDRLLLRFVLAQTGKWKRRIAGNSGESP
- a CDS encoding tetratricopeptide repeat protein, producing MLLVLGCLALFALHTHLFRFTQDDAFISIRYAQNLVDGHGLVFNPGERVEGYSNFSWTLLLALLLRLGLPVTTAASALGSAFGVATIAVAARFACRLEGRCGPATVATAALLASNTALAFWAGAGLETALFAFLVTAGLERAYAPGVSRRGRALAPALLAMASLTRPDGPLVFAAWMALRALDTATRRGPSRDDRTWRGVVFDLAVFVAVLLPHAVWKFAYYGDLLPNTYYAKAGSSGEYLARGASYAVDFFRAHGAWGIAPLLALWAALRGGRDSIEARLLAVWVVFAAYIVLIGGDVLYVHRFWLPVLPVGSILTALGICRAGELLSRRFAPGRPRTPALVSAALLLVIAGSSFAITLAPVRDRRTQELLFVRRMRQNGEWFRKRFAPDFVLATPTVGAVGYYSGLPIIDLLGLTDAEIAHHPDPIPGLSDTWREIKYNAGSVLARRPDAILFSTGLRPSSGAEKAFFLYEEFFRSYFPYYYRSTPGRVNIEAIYRLRSDAPGPADTSRLASPDLTFVNEYCDGLLANGAGRGKERAIEHFRKSDEAAPAAFLWAREWWASERVDMGDPAAFPVLRELASRDEHLLMAQLRIAQNDLSNREYASAEARYRAVAELDPDDSLPWIGLADTFRLRGDPESALPFAEKAIQLWNVDPAHLVLYGNLSAQLGRFDPAEWAYRRALLVDPHCRPAIAGLTAVATAREHARNRPDR